In Terriglobia bacterium, the genomic window GGTCTCATAGAACGCCGCCACCAATGCATCATGGCCGGTCGTTTTCTCAAGCTGATGCTCATCAATCAAATAGGCGGTGCGGCAAACGGCCATCGGGGTAAAGTGCAGTGAAGCGTAAACGATCATCGCGGCGCGTTCCAACACAACCTCATCGTCGTCGCTGACTTGTACCTGAGCGGTGTAAAGGTCGCTCTGTGGGTCCGTTCGGCGTCTCGCTATCGACGGTGCCACGAGATCTTTCATCGTTTGGAACGCCTGTTCTGCCGGCGGCCCGTTCTGCAAGGACTTGTGGTAAATCCATTGTTCCATCGCCGGGAAGATCTCCGCCGCCGTTACGCCGTCAACCCCCAGCAGTGCTGCGCTGACAGCCCAGGTGAACTCCACCGCCTCGTGCTGCAGGTCGCCGCCGCCTGCGCGCAGCAGCCGTTCCCGCACCGAGTCGGCCTCTCGCTCGATCAAGGTCTTTGTATAGTGTTCCACCCGCTCTCTGCTGAAGTGATCGATGATCTGCATCCGCAATCGGCGATGCGCTTCCCCGGAAGCCGCAACCACCGCGGCATTCGGATAGCGGCAGCCCCCCTCACCGTCATACAGATCGCCCTGTTCAAACCCTCGTCCATCGGCTCGCAGCATTTCCATCGCGAGGTCGTAAGAATAGATCACCCATTGGCCACGGAAGGTTTCCGGCCAGGGGTTGGCAAGGATCGTCGGTCGGGGAGGACTGTCCGGCAGCATGGTTACTCCGTTGCTCGTCCGGGCCCATACCGGAAGCGCCGGGCGTTCACTGCTGCAAGCGCCGGTCCATGTAGTCAATGGCTCCGCCGATGGTTTGCAACTGGCCGATATCCTCCTGCGGGATCACTACGCCAAAACGCGATTGGACATCCAGCAGAATCTGCACCATCGCCAGCGAGTCCACTCCTAGATCGGTGATCACGAAGTTGCGGTCTTCCGGCACTTGGATCTGCCGTCCCTGCAGCGCCATCGCTGCGATCAAAATGTCTTTCATGTCGGAGAAAGTGAACCGTTTTTGCTCTTTTTGTTCCATAACCATGATTCTCGTTCCTCCTTCAGATACGTGTGTGTTCTGCCAGTCTGTGTTCCGCCCTCCGGGTCAGGGAAGGCGCATAACGCTCCAACATCGATAACCTGGCGTGCGCCGCTTCCCGGCCCGCCGCCACAAAGCGGTCTGCCATATCGAAATCCTTGTAACTGCTGGGGCCGAACTGTGGCGTCACGGCCACGTCCGCCATAGCAGCGTGACGCGCGCTGGCGTCCGCATATCCCAGCACCATGGTGTCTACGAGCGCCTCGATGATGTTCATGGTGCGCCGCGAAGCGTCAGGGTTCGGCGGATCATCGCCGGGCCACGCGGGCAAATTGCCGCTCAGGATATCGATGCCGAGAGTAACGTCGGCCCCGGCTTCCATCACATAGCTCGTGGGCACTGGCGCCATGACCGCCCCGTCAATCAGCCGCCGGCCGTCCAGGATATACGGGGGAAACATGCCGGGGAGAACCGACGATGCCAGCACCGCCTCCCAGACCAGGCCGCTGCGGATGGGGTACGGGCGCCGGGTGTCAAGGTCGACGGTCAAAATGACCATGGGGATCTTCAAGTCGGCGAACGTGCAGTCTTGAGTCATCTCCCGCAGCAGCCGGATCATGAGTTGCAGCGGTTCGGCGCCGCCCAACATGCCCTTCATCAAGATTGCGACGTTTTCCGGGTTCATGTGCCTACGGATGGACACTGCCGCTTCGGCTGCGCTCAAGCCCATCGCCAGCAGCGCGCCTACGAGCGTTCCAGCACTGCTCCCTGCCAGGTAGTCAACGGGATGCCCGGTTTCTTCCAGGACTTGCATCACCCCGATATGGGCAAAACCCTTCGCTCCACCGCCGCCGAGCGCGACGCCCAGCTTGGTGCGCGCCAGATGCCGCCCCAGCCATTCGAGATCATCCGGGTGACTCGGACGGATGGCGCGCGGGACGGGCAGACCGGCGAGCGTCTGGTTATTGTCCGCGCTGGCTGTGAGCGGGATCGCCGCAGTGGGACGCTCGCCCGCGCACCGGGCTGCGGCCTGGCTGATCGCAAAAGGGTTCCCGACCAAAAACACGCGCTCCATGTTGTTCAGCAGCGCAGTCAGGTCCGTTTGTTGGGGACTGGTGAACACCAGGAGCGTCGCATGATCGAAGCGTAGCTCGTCAACCGAGGCCAGCACCGCTTCCACGCTCGTGTGTTGTTGCACACCGGGGCCCCCCCTGCCAGGACGCCGGTGAGGTCGAGCGCCGTGACGGCACCTGGACTTGCGTCGCGCGTTTCGGCGAAAAGTGCTTCGGCGGCCAGCCGCTGCGGCGGACACAGGACCAGAGCGATAGTCTCGCCCCAATGATGGCGTTCACCCGTCCGGCTGTTCGTGCGAGTCAGGCGCTGGCTGAGAATCCGCACGAGATTGATGAGAACCTGTGGATAACGGCTGTAGAGTTCCGTGAATGCGTCCTGGGTCAGTTCAAGCACCTCGGAAGGCATAATCGCGATCGCGCTGGCGGTGCGTGCGCCCCCGGCAATCAGCGCCGTATGACATCGCCGCCGTGCAGGCGGGCCAGCGGCGTCGTGCCGTCGGCGTGCTGGAGAAACACCTGTAACACGCCCTGCCGGATCACGAAGAGGCTTGAGCCCTGCTCACCGTGCCTGAACAGCATCTGATTGCGCTCTAGATGACGCACCTTCAACCGCAAAGCGATTTGCGCTAATGCGTCGTCGTCAAGCCCTGCGAAGATGCCGATCGCGCCCAGGTTCATCATGATGCTGGAAACCACACTTACCACCAAAGTGCGATGAGAGCCTATGACAGTAGGGATTAAAAAAAACAAGGAATTGAAAATTCCAATGTGAAACATGCTTCGGCGAACGCCTTCGCGAGAGTTGCGGGCTCCGCTTACGAGATCCAATTGTTGGGGGTCCCTCACGATTGCGGCACTGAGTATCGTTTCACTCGACTAGCGAGGGGAATCGCAGGGTATGCGTAATCCTGCGGCACGCCGTCGCGGTGCGGCGCGGGAGTCTTTGCCGCACAAAAATCCGGATGAATCTTACGACTACCAAAGTCAACGCGGCGGCTTTCTTCCAATAGCTCGGGGGGATGGTGTGACCATAGTTGTTGACCATGGTGGATGGTATGCTGGATGTGAAGCGGAACCCATGGAACAAATTGCGATATCCAAATTCAAGGCCACCTGCCTTGAGGTTCTTGAGCGCGTCAAGCGCACTCGGAAACCGATCCTTGTAACGCGTTTCGGTCAACCTATCGCAGAGGTAACCCCACCCTCATTTTCCTCGAGTAAGGGACGAAAACCTGGTTCCATGACGGGAACGATCAAGATCAAAGGAGACATCATTTCACCGGCAAGCAGCACCGGTGATTGGGAAGTGCTCAAGAAATGAAGCTTCATGCTGATCCCGCCGACCACTTCATTGCAGCTTTCGCGAGAGTCTTTGATTTGACCCTGGTGACCGGCGATCCTCGTCTGCTGGGATCTTAAAAGCCAGGGTATCGCCATTCTTTCGAATCGCTAAACCCTCTGCACGGTGGGCAGAACTCTCTATTATATTGATTTCAAAGGGGTAGATTGAATTTCGATGCTTCCGTTTGGGAAACTTACCGATTCCAGTTCCGAAAATCGAATGTGAACTCCGAAATCCGGATTCTAGTTCCGAAAGTCGAATGTGAACTCCGAAATCCGGATTCTAGGTCCGAAAATCGAATGTGAGCTCCGAAATCCGGATTCCAGTTCCGAAAGTCGAATGCGAACTCCGAAATCCGGATTCCAGTTCCGAAAGTCGAATGTGAACTCCGAAATCCGGATTCTAGGTCCGAAAATCGAATGTGAGCTCCAAAAACCGAATTCTAGTTCCGAAAATCGAATTCGAGCTCCGAAATCAGGATTCTGATTCCGAAAATCGAATTTGAGCTCCGAAATTCGGACTCTAGTTCCAAAAATCGAATTTGAACTCCGAAATCCGAATTCTGGTTCCGAAAAACGAATTCGAGCTCCGAAACCCGAACTCTATTTCCGAGAGTCGAATTCGAGCTCCGAAATCCGGATTCTCTCTCCGAGATTCGAATTTTAGTTCCGATAAGCGGATTTCGACCTGAAGATTTATAGCTGCCGCGGCGGCGCGCCGCCGTGAGGGCTTCTCCTACCGCCTGGAGAAGGGATTCCCCAGGAGAGCATCTCGCGAACTTTGCCATCCACATCTCTGGCTGACGCAAGAGGATGCCAGCGTTGACCGTCGCGGGATTTCTCCAACGTAGCGGTACCTCGGGCTCCCGTGCCGAAGGTCTTCGTAATACGGAAGCAGTCGTCGCCTTTTTCAAATTCAAGTATGACTTTCGGTACGTGATCGGTGCCTGCCGGAATGAAGGGTTTGTGATCGACCGAAGTGGGCGGGAGTAGAAGTGCCGCACGGATCGCCTCAGCAAGACTCGACTTGCCCAGATCGTTTCGACCGTGCAAAACGTTGAGACCGGGCCCGAATGTAATTTGAGCCGACCTGATGCAACGGAAGTGTTCAACAGCTAGAAAGCGGAGTCGCATCTCAGCAACCACCTGCGTGCGCTTCATGCAGCAGCTTCTGCAGTACAACAAGGGCATGCTTCGCTTCCGGCCTCGTTCGCGCCATCTCCCGCAAGGCTGCGGCTGTCAGGTTCACGACTTCCGGCAGTGCCTGGTTGACGAACGGGTCGCCCGCATCAATTTCGAGTTTTAATCCAGAGCGTTCAATGGCAAGAACTCCTGCCTTTCCGTGGGTAGCCGACGTGCCTTTCAATTCCGCAAGTATGGCTTCGACTTCTCTGAATTCCTGAAGGTTAACAGTGATGTCTAATCGGATTCGCAGGACAGTAGACGCCAGTTCGTCGTCGGCCAGCTTGCGTAAATCGGCCATATCTCTGACGAGTTCTTCCCGCCATTTCCAGTGTGCTACAAACGCCTTCTCCTATGAATGCTTCGGGATTGGCCCTGCCTTCCCGCGCCTCGATCCGGAAGAGGGCATAGAGTTCCGATTGCCATTGTCCCAGTAGCGATTTGGGCACAATGAGGAGAATACGACGTGCTCCCTCGGCGAGCATCTGCGCCATGATGAGGCCGGCTTCGATCGTTTTCCCAAGACCAACCTCGTCGGCAAGAATGCATCCGCCCTCGGGGATTCGGCGCAACGCAAACACCACCGCATCAACCTGGTGCGGGTTAGGATCGATTCGGGCAAGCCGCTGTGACGCCACATATCGCTGCTGCTCGTCGGGCCGTCGACGACGCATGAGATCTTCGGCCAACAAGCGGCGGTGAAGCAAATGGGGTTTAGACACAGATTAATACCATCGCGAGTATAAGGAAAACAGCTGGCCTTGTGAAATCAGAAGTCCTCTACAATTGAAGGAGTTCCGGGGACAGACACCGAATTTATTGATCTGGCTGGAATTCCAAGAATTCCGCGGCAATGCGCAACGGTGCTATTTTTTGGTGATGATCAAACCGTTGATGCGATTTACGAGAATGGGAGACTGGTACTTCAGCAACCGCTTCCGTTGCCGGACATGCTCATGTTCGCGTGACTATCGACTCTGATCTGGAGCGAGAGGCATGGCTGAAGCTTTCCGAGGAATCGCTCAAAAAGGTTTGGGACAACGACGCCGCCGGATGTTTTCAATGACCTGCTCCAGAAATGACGTCGTTCTCCTACCGATCCCATTTACGGATCTGACCAGTCGAAAGGTTCGTCCGGCAATTGTTATCGGCGGCAAAACACCAGATGTCTTTGTCGTCCCAGTCTCATCCGTTTTATCCAACACCGATTTTCCGCTGCAGGAGTGGCAAGCAGCCGGGCTGAATGTTCCATCGGGCGTGAAAACGCGATCATCGGCAGTATCACCGCAATGGACCGCGACTCCCTGGACGATAAACTCCGAGGCTGGTTGCAACTGTGATCCGCATCAGGTAAAAGTGCCGCATCGTGCCCGTCGGCGTCAGGCTTGGCCGAAGTTGACAGGGCCGTTACAAGCTACCCATATCTCTCACACCCCGTTTGTTTTTCTTACAATTCTGAAAAAGCATCAAAAGCTAAGAAGTGCTTTTGTGCTTTTTGTGGCTGATTAATATTTTCCGGGTCAGGGAAGACATCGGTACTGCATCAATGTCCGTCCATTCGAACCCACTTTGCTCGATTTTGCCGCTGTAAACACTCACATCCAGCCGATGATGCGTAATGGTGTGTTTGCATTCCCCGACATTTTCAAACGACCCTTCGGGCAACTCGTTCAACATCGGAAATTCCCACATCCCGTTCACGTTCCGCATCAGGTAGCGATCATCTTTCTTACAGATTACCGCACTAAGGTGCACATGGACGGTTGCCGGCCGTTTCTTCACTGCAGGGATCTTGTCCTGCATGCCCGTTCGAAACGCGGCGCATGACGATTGCAAAGGACAGATCAGACAGCGGGGAGACTTGAAGGAGCAGACCTTGGCGCCCAATTCCATGACGGCCTGATTGACCAGTCGAGGTTCGGCTTCCTGAACCAGGCGTGTGGCCGCTTCCCACAAGGCTTTGGGATTCTCCTCCGTCCATCCGAAGACACGCGAGAGCACACGCCGCACATTCCCGTCGACAACGGGATAGGGCTTGTTGAAGGCGATGCTCAGGATTGCGCCTGCCATGTATTGGCCGATGCCGGGGAGGGCGAGCAGCGCATCGTAATCGGCAGGAATTTTCCCGCCATGGTTCTCGACGACATTTTTGGCGGCCGCCATGAAGTTCTTTGCGCGCCGGTAGTATCCGAGTCCGGCCCAGAGGGTGAGGACCCTCTGCTCGTCGGCACGA contains:
- a CDS encoding cytochrome P450; protein product: MLPDSPPRPTILANPWPETFRGQWVIYSYDLAMEMLRADGRGFEQGDLYDGEGGCRYPNAAVVAASGEAHRRLRMQIIDHFSRERVEHYTKTLIEREADSVRERLLRAGGGDLQHEAVEFTWAVSAALLGVDGVTAAEIFPAMEQWIYHKSLQNGPPAEQAFQTMKDLVAPSIARRRTDPQSDLYTAQVQVSDDDEVVLERAAMIVYASLHFTPMAVCRTAYLIDEHQLEKTTGHDALVAAFYET
- a CDS encoding type II toxin-antitoxin system prevent-host-death family antitoxin, which produces MRNPAARRRGAARESLPHKNPDESYDYQSQRGGFLPIARGDGVTIVVDHGGWYAGCEAEPMEQIAISKFKATCLEVLERVKRTRKPILVTRFGQPIAEVTPPSFSSSKGRKPGSMTGTIKIKGDIISPASSTGDWEVLKK
- a CDS encoding cyclic nucleotide-binding domain-containing protein, giving the protein MVSSIMMNLGAIGIFAGLDDDALAQIALRLKVRHLERNQMLFRHGEQGSSLFVIRQGVLQVFLQHADGTTPLARLHGGDVIRR
- a CDS encoding phosphopantetheine-binding protein yields the protein MVMEQKEQKRFTFSDMKDILIAAMALQGRQIQVPEDRNFVITDLGVDSLAMVQILLDVQSRFGVVIPQEDIGQLQTIGGAIDYMDRRLQQ
- a CDS encoding patatin-like phospholipase family protein, with amino-acid sequence MEAVLASVDELRFDHATLLVFTSPQQTDLTALLNNMERVFLVGNPFAISQAAARCAGERPTAAIPLTASADNNQTLAGLPVPRAIRPSHPDDLEWLGRHLARTKLGVALGGGGAKGFAHIGVMQVLEETGHPVDYLAGSSAGTLVGALLAMGLSAAEAAVSIRRHMNPENVAILMKGMLGGAEPLQLMIRLLREMTQDCTFADLKIPMVILTVDLDTRRPYPIRSGLVWEAVLASSVLPGMFPPYILDGRRLIDGAVMAPVPTSYVMEAGADVTLGIDILSGNLPAWPGDDPPNPDASRRTMNIIEALVDTMVLGYADASARHAAMADVAVTPQFGPSSYKDFDMADRFVAAGREAAHARLSMLERYAPSLTRRAEHRLAEHTRI
- a CDS encoding SNF2-related protein, producing MRRRRPDEQQRYVASQRLARIDPNPHQVDAVVFALRRIPEGGCILADEVGLGKTIEAGLIMAQMLAEGARRILLIVPKSLLGQWQSELYALFRIEAREGRANPEAFIGEGVCSTLEMAGRTRQRYGRFTQAGRRRTGVYCPANPIRHHC
- the mutY gene encoding A/G-specific adenine glycosylase — translated: MLPPLVSWFKENQRPLPWRATYDPYHVWVSEVMLQQTQVETALPYYERFIREFPTVELLARADEQRVLTLWAGLGYYRRAKNFMAAAKNVVENHGGKIPADYDALLALPGIGQYMAGAILSIAFNKPYPVVDGNVRRVLSRVFGWTEENPKALWEAATRLVQEAEPRLVNQAVMELGAKVCSFKSPRCLICPLQSSCAAFRTGMQDKIPAVKKRPATVHVHLSAVICKKDDRYLMRNVNGMWEFPMLNELPEGSFENVGECKHTITHHRLDVSVYSGKIEQSGFEWTDIDAVPMSSLTRKILISHKKHKSTS